Proteins from one Deltaproteobacteria bacterium genomic window:
- the rpsG gene encoding 30S ribosomal protein S7, with translation MPRRKEVLKKEVIPDPKYNNQLVARFVNGIMRRGKKSLAETIMYRALDQVAAKTKEDPIKIFEQAVENVRPVVEVKSRRVGGSTYQIPIEVRPERRLALSIRWLIQHAKARGEKGMVTKLAAELMDAAQGRGGAVKKKEDTHRMAEANKAFAHYRW, from the coding sequence ATGCCTAGGCGGAAAGAAGTTCTAAAGAAAGAGGTCATACCGGATCCAAAATATAACAATCAGCTGGTGGCAAGATTTGTCAACGGTATTATGCGTCGTGGCAAGAAAAGCCTGGCTGAAACAATTATGTACCGGGCCCTGGATCAGGTTGCCGCCAAGACCAAGGAGGACCCGATTAAAATTTTCGAGCAGGCTGTGGAGAATGTCAGACCGGTGGTGGAAGTTAAGAGCCGGCGCGTCGGTGGTTCGACCTACCAGATACCGATTGAGGTTCGTCCGGAAAGGCGATTGGCCTTGAGCATCCGCTGGTTAATTCAACATGCCAAGGCCAGGGGTGAGAAAGGCATGGTGACCAAGCTTGCGGCCGAGTTAATGGATGCGGCTCAAGGTCGCGGCGGCGCGGTAAAAAAGAAGGAGGATACCCATCGCATGGCTGAGGCGAACAAGGCCTTTGCTCATTATCGCTGGTAG
- a CDS encoding 30S ribosomal protein S12, with protein sequence MPTINQLVRKGRTKQRKKATTPALKGCPQKRGVCIRVYTKTPKKPNSALRKVARVRLTNGIEVTTYIPGEGHNIQEHSVVLIRGGRVKDMPGVRYHVIRGTLDTIGVQDRRSSRSKYGTKRPK encoded by the coding sequence ATGCCTACAATCAATCAGTTAGTTCGCAAGGGGAGAACGAAGCAGCGTAAAAAGGCCACTACCCCCGCGCTTAAAGGCTGCCCTCAAAAGAGGGGCGTTTGTATCCGCGTTTACACCAAGACGCCGAAGAAACCTAATTCGGCCTTGAGAAAGGTGGCCCGGGTCAGGTTGACCAATGGTATCGAGGTGACTACTTATATCCCGGGAGAGGGGCACAATATCCAGGAGCACTCGGTCGTGCTTATTCGAGGAGGACGGGTTAAGGATATGCCCGGAGTGCGCTACCATGTTATCCGGGGAACATTGGATACCATCGGTGTTCAGGACCGCCGGAGCAGTCGAAGTAAATATGGAACTAAACGGCCCAAGTAA